The following are from one region of the Cyanobium gracile PCC 6307 genome:
- a CDS encoding carbamoyltransferase family protein, whose product MTLILGINAFHADAAAALVRDGVIVAAAEEERFRRIKHWAGFPSQAIAWCLADAGVGPADLDHVAINSQPGAHRWRKVAYTLGHRPDPRFLVARWRNKRERADLGQQLAQAFPGAAIRAQLHFVEHHRAHLASAFFASPFEEAAVISVDGFGDFASGAWGHGQGTQLSLDRQIWFPHSLGAFYTAITQYLGFPNYGDEYKVMGLAPYGQPTRMEAMRRIVQLQEDGTYRLDLRYFLHATQKLPHQWSHGAPVVGSHWSQELEALLGPARRADQPLEQHHMDIARSAQAMYEEAFFHLLRALHRSHPSDQLCIAGGCGANSVANGKVTLATPFRRVYVQAAAGDAGGALGAALEVWHGLGGPRSTPMRHAYLGSQPAPGEVEELLARADTREALEQAGCSLQRPEEGVLCEQVAGAIAEGLVIGWFDGRMEWGPRALGHRSILGDPRRADMKDILNLKIKRRESFRPFAPSVLAEAVGEWFSLDGEVPFMMQVYPIREEQRPRIPAVTHVDGSGRLQTVNAADNGRYYRLIRAFADLTGVPMVLNTSFNENEPIVCTPAQALDCFLRTRMDLLVLGDVLIRRQG is encoded by the coding sequence ATGACGCTCATTCTGGGCATCAATGCCTTCCACGCCGATGCGGCCGCTGCCCTGGTGCGAGACGGGGTGATCGTCGCCGCGGCCGAGGAGGAACGCTTCCGCCGCATCAAGCACTGGGCCGGCTTCCCCAGCCAGGCCATCGCCTGGTGCCTGGCCGATGCCGGCGTCGGGCCGGCCGACCTCGACCACGTCGCCATCAATTCCCAGCCGGGGGCCCACCGCTGGCGCAAGGTGGCCTACACCCTGGGGCACCGTCCCGATCCCCGCTTCCTGGTCGCCCGCTGGCGCAACAAGCGGGAACGGGCCGATCTGGGCCAGCAGCTGGCCCAGGCCTTCCCCGGGGCCGCGATCAGGGCCCAGCTGCACTTCGTGGAGCACCACCGGGCCCACCTGGCCTCGGCCTTCTTCGCCTCCCCCTTCGAGGAGGCGGCGGTGATCTCCGTGGACGGCTTCGGCGACTTCGCCAGCGGCGCGTGGGGCCATGGCCAGGGAACCCAGCTCAGCCTCGATCGCCAGATCTGGTTTCCCCATTCCCTCGGCGCCTTCTACACGGCGATCACCCAGTACCTGGGCTTCCCCAACTACGGCGACGAATACAAGGTGATGGGACTGGCGCCCTACGGCCAGCCCACCCGGATGGAGGCGATGCGCCGCATCGTGCAACTGCAGGAGGACGGCACCTACCGCCTCGATCTGCGCTACTTCCTGCATGCCACCCAGAAGCTGCCCCACCAATGGAGCCATGGTGCCCCGGTGGTGGGCAGCCACTGGAGCCAGGAGCTGGAAGCCCTGCTCGGCCCCGCCCGCCGGGCGGATCAGCCGCTGGAGCAGCACCACATGGACATCGCCCGCTCGGCCCAGGCGATGTACGAGGAGGCCTTCTTCCACCTGCTGCGGGCCCTGCACCGCAGCCACCCCAGCGACCAGCTCTGCATCGCCGGGGGCTGCGGCGCCAACTCGGTGGCCAACGGCAAGGTGACCCTGGCCACCCCCTTCCGGCGCGTCTACGTCCAGGCGGCCGCCGGCGATGCCGGGGGCGCCCTCGGCGCCGCCCTCGAGGTCTGGCACGGTCTGGGCGGGCCCCGTTCCACGCCGATGCGCCATGCCTACCTGGGCAGCCAGCCGGCCCCCGGCGAAGTGGAGGAGCTCCTGGCCAGAGCGGACACCCGTGAGGCCCTGGAGCAGGCCGGATGCAGCCTGCAGCGGCCGGAGGAGGGGGTCCTGTGCGAGCAGGTGGCTGGCGCGATCGCCGAGGGGCTGGTGATCGGCTGGTTCGACGGCCGCATGGAATGGGGACCCAGGGCGCTGGGCCACCGCTCGATCCTCGGGGACCCCCGACGCGCCGACATGAAGGACATCCTCAACCTCAAGATCAAGCGCCGGGAATCGTTCCGCCCCTTCGCCCCTTCGGTGCTGGCTGAGGCGGTGGGCGAGTGGTTCAGCCTCGACGGGGAGGTCCCCTTCATGATGCAGGTGTACCCGATCCGCGAGGAGCAGCGCCCCCGCATCCCGGCCGTCACCCACGTGGACGGCAGCGGGCGGCTCCAGACCGTGAACGCGGCGGATAACGGCCGCTACTACCGCCTGATCCGGGCCTTCGCCGACCTCACCGGCGTGCCGATGGTGCTCAACACCTCGTTCAATGAGAACGAACCGATCGTCTGCACCCCCGCCCAGGCCCTCGACTGTTTCCTGCGCACCCGCATGGATCTGCTCGTGCTCGGCGACGTGCTGATCCGCCGGCAGGGGTGA
- a CDS encoding protein-tyrosine phosphatase family protein, with protein MEGALMVGPLRRFLKGLRPADRPLPPMAERSLPCSWVLTGQLAIGPMPRSDRHWRQLEEAGIRSRFSCCYQEEETALIIPAGWRSDRISLPDHRAQEPLLHHRLALALARAEALVTDAAPVYLHCMAGYERSPLLAVGLTARLRGIDLLAALAWVRRCHPMAMPIYDHLVMLEGLLSARQAPGEQRGTGQLDPLPGEERGP; from the coding sequence GTGGAGGGCGCGCTGATGGTGGGCCCCCTGCGGCGGTTTCTCAAGGGCCTGAGGCCGGCCGACCGGCCCCTGCCGCCGATGGCGGAGCGCTCCCTTCCCTGCAGCTGGGTGCTCACCGGTCAGCTGGCGATCGGTCCCATGCCCCGCAGCGACAGGCACTGGCGGCAGCTGGAGGAGGCCGGGATCCGCAGTCGCTTCAGCTGCTGCTACCAGGAGGAGGAAACCGCCCTGATCATTCCCGCCGGCTGGAGAAGCGACCGGATCTCCCTGCCCGACCACAGAGCCCAGGAGCCGCTGCTGCACCACAGACTGGCCCTGGCCCTGGCGAGGGCGGAAGCGCTCGTAACCGACGCCGCCCCCGTCTATCTGCACTGCATGGCCGGGTATGAGCGTTCTCCCCTGCTGGCCGTTGGACTCACGGCCCGACTGCGCGGGATCGATCTCCTGGCGGCCCTGGCCTGGGTGCGACGCTGCCACCCCATGGCCATGCCGATCTATGACCACCTGGTGATGCTCGAGGGCCTGCTCTCGGCAAGGCAGGCCCCAGGCGAGCAACGGGGAACCGGTCAGCTGGACCCCCTCCCTGGAGAGGAGAGGGGCCCCTGA
- the asnB gene encoding asparagine synthase (glutamine-hydrolyzing) produces MCGIAGQLGKDPGDFAARVGPRLAHRGPDDAGVWQDANACLVHRRLAILDLSPLGHQPMASACGRWQLVFNGEIYNHGELRRRLEAEGQRFRGSGDTEVLLAWLVSRGLDGLEALRGMFAFCLYDTRERSALLARDPHGIKPLYLRSGPGGCLAFASELRALLAADGEAPPLNRRALGRYLATGSVSEPDTLVAGVQRLPCGHAATWRQGRLTVQPWGALPESLVGATGAGSMAAAEAVALTRSALEDSVAAHMVSDVPVGLFLSAGLDSASLLALAPRGLHTFTIGFQTPGAGGFDESGPAARIAAHFGAHHTPLNLSADQARQWLPAFLASQDQPSIDGYNTWCVSKLATEHGLKVALSGLGGDELFGGYPSFRMVPKLRRWRRLIGPAGPPAAWLLQRMPQGRRARLQRIAGLLQAPASLAGAYGCFRGLFSPAETERLLAHWGLRPEPAAVPSTADGNGAAPGGREGVAWLEGTRYLRNQLLPDSDVMAMAAGLELRLPLVDAQLQRRLAPIPAALRLAEGKQLLARSVPELPDWFLNRPKQGFRFPFQLWLDDPASPLALRLPSTPRGIDLAPWYRRWSLMVLQHWLQAHLGLSLSPAPRP; encoded by the coding sequence ATGTGCGGCATCGCGGGCCAGCTGGGGAAGGACCCGGGCGACTTCGCCGCCAGGGTCGGCCCGCGACTCGCCCACCGGGGGCCGGATGATGCCGGCGTCTGGCAGGACGCCAACGCCTGCCTGGTGCACCGGCGCCTGGCGATCCTGGATCTCTCCCCCCTGGGCCACCAGCCGATGGCCTCCGCCTGCGGCCGCTGGCAGCTGGTGTTCAACGGCGAGATCTACAACCATGGCGAACTGCGCCGCCGGCTCGAGGCGGAGGGCCAGCGCTTCCGGGGCAGCGGCGACACGGAGGTGCTGCTGGCCTGGCTGGTGAGCCGGGGCCTGGACGGGCTGGAGGCGCTGCGGGGCATGTTCGCCTTCTGCCTCTACGACACCCGGGAGCGCAGTGCCCTGCTCGCCCGCGATCCCCACGGCATCAAGCCGCTCTACCTGCGCAGCGGCCCGGGGGGCTGCCTCGCCTTCGCCTCGGAGCTGCGGGCCCTGCTGGCCGCCGACGGCGAGGCGCCGCCCCTGAACCGCCGGGCCCTGGGGCGCTACCTGGCCACCGGCTCGGTGAGTGAGCCCGACACCCTGGTGGCGGGGGTGCAGCGCCTGCCCTGCGGCCACGCCGCCACCTGGCGCCAGGGTCGGCTGACGGTGCAGCCCTGGGGGGCTCTGCCGGAGAGCCTCGTGGGCGCCACCGGCGCCGGCTCCATGGCGGCCGCCGAGGCGGTGGCCCTCACCCGCTCGGCCCTCGAGGATTCGGTGGCGGCCCACATGGTCAGCGATGTGCCGGTGGGGCTGTTCCTCAGCGCCGGGCTCGATTCCGCCTCCCTGCTGGCGCTCGCCCCCCGGGGCCTGCACACCTTCACCATCGGCTTCCAGACGCCGGGCGCCGGTGGTTTCGATGAATCCGGGCCGGCAGCCCGCATCGCCGCCCACTTCGGGGCCCATCACACCCCCCTGAACCTCAGCGCCGACCAGGCCCGCCAGTGGCTGCCGGCCTTCCTGGCCAGCCAGGACCAGCCCTCCATCGATGGCTACAACACCTGGTGTGTCTCCAAGCTGGCCACGGAGCACGGGCTGAAGGTGGCCCTCTCCGGGCTCGGCGGGGATGAGCTGTTCGGCGGCTACCCCAGCTTCCGGATGGTGCCGAAGCTGCGGCGGTGGCGGCGCCTGATCGGTCCCGCCGGTCCACCGGCGGCGTGGCTGCTGCAGCGGATGCCCCAGGGGCGCCGCGCCCGGCTGCAGCGGATCGCCGGGCTCCTGCAGGCACCCGCCTCCCTGGCCGGGGCCTACGGCTGCTTCCGGGGCCTGTTCTCCCCCGCAGAGACCGAGCGTCTGCTGGCGCACTGGGGGCTCCGCCCTGAGCCCGCTGCCGTGCCGTCGACCGCCGATGGCAACGGCGCAGCGCCGGGGGGCCGCGAAGGGGTGGCCTGGCTGGAGGGCACCCGCTACCTCCGCAACCAGCTGCTGCCGGACAGCGACGTCATGGCGATGGCCGCCGGGCTGGAGCTGCGCCTGCCCCTGGTGGACGCCCAGCTGCAGCGCCGGCTGGCTCCGATCCCCGCCGCCCTGCGGCTGGCGGAGGGCAAGCAGCTGCTGGCCCGCAGCGTGCCGGAGCTGCCCGACTGGTTCCTGAACCGCCCCAAGCAGGGGTTCCGCTTCCCGTTTCAGCTCTGGCTGGACGACCCGGCGTCGCCCCTGGCCCTGCGGCTGCCCTCGACACCCCGGGGGATCGATCTGGCGCCCTGGTACAGGCGCTGGAGCCTGATGGTGCTCCAGCACTGGCTGCAGGCGCACCTCGGCCTCAGCCTTTCGCCGGCGCCCCGCCCATGA
- a CDS encoding exosortase/archaeosortase family protein, with product MTNSIERLSSSFLQRIPPAWRAAIPAVPPPTPRNLWLALAAAVAVQNIAVFQSSQSEHITVFAVLVWGGAVICMEDQFEELRPSPAGWGLVIGSVLLIWVLARSALILHWDGLLFALAPIGGLSLGLMAEKPARLGRFRDPLLCLMLLPAFALLMRTLPEAPISLLTARLSGLWLSVLGLDVTVIARSVLLPGGGVRVLGPCNGVDLMAQILCVGVIFLLAFPIRSWASRTVVVLVAPVIGLVCNTFRIALLAVFAGNGHGKGSWLFDFFHESTGSLVFSGVAVLIFGMVYMRLLERELPPLPAPPQPGEGA from the coding sequence ATGACCAACAGCATCGAGCGACTCTCCAGCAGCTTCCTGCAGCGGATCCCCCCGGCCTGGAGGGCCGCCATCCCGGCCGTTCCCCCGCCTACGCCCCGCAACCTCTGGCTGGCCCTGGCCGCGGCCGTGGCCGTCCAGAACATCGCGGTGTTCCAGAGCAGCCAGAGCGAGCACATCACCGTGTTCGCCGTGCTGGTGTGGGGAGGGGCGGTGATCTGCATGGAGGACCAGTTCGAGGAACTCCGCCCCAGCCCCGCCGGCTGGGGACTGGTCATCGGCAGCGTGCTGCTGATCTGGGTTCTGGCCCGCTCGGCCCTGATCCTGCACTGGGACGGCCTGCTGTTCGCCCTGGCGCCGATCGGCGGCCTCAGCCTGGGTCTGATGGCGGAGAAACCAGCCCGCCTGGGCCGTTTCCGCGATCCGCTGCTCTGCCTGATGCTGCTGCCGGCCTTCGCTCTGCTGATGCGAACCCTGCCGGAAGCCCCCATCAGCCTGCTCACCGCGCGCCTCTCCGGCCTCTGGCTGAGCGTGCTCGGACTCGATGTGACCGTGATCGCCCGCAGCGTGCTGCTGCCCGGCGGCGGGGTGCGGGTGCTGGGCCCCTGCAACGGGGTCGACCTGATGGCCCAGATTCTCTGCGTGGGTGTCATCTTCCTGCTGGCCTTTCCGATCCGCTCCTGGGCCAGCCGCACCGTGGTGGTGCTGGTGGCACCGGTGATCGGGCTGGTCTGCAACACCTTCCGCATCGCGCTGCTGGCCGTGTTCGCCGGCAACGGCCACGGCAAGGGGAGCTGGCTGTTCGATTTCTTTCACGAGAGCACCGGCTCCCTGGTCTTTTCCGGGGTGGCGGTGCTGATCTTCGGCATGGTCTACATGCGGCTGCTGGAGCGGGAACTTCCCCCCCTGCCCGCACCGCCGCAACCGGGGGAGGGAGCGTGA
- a CDS encoding polysaccharide biosynthesis protein has translation MIPQLSFLRYVQKQLLARRLLLVVFDGLMIVAAYLGAFVLRLPDATTLKGFLPSTILLLPLAVVTGLPVLVVSGWYRGLTRYAGSHSLYGLVPRSGAMVLILLLSSTLIGGAQPPRSFWILYWLLFTGGAIASRIVLRDVLVHHLDQRENHSPGGSQGDGTLIYGAGASGMGLMLALRNDPRFRIVGFLDDAEGLQGRTLQNMPIHSPVRLPRLIERHGVRKVLLAMPTMSRRRKRLLVDQLTRRGLEVLSIPSLAQMATGQRIVSDLQPVAIEDLLGREPSNPDPVLLKAGVEGKVVMVTGAGGSIGSELCRQVVALGASRLLLVERNEFALYAIERELGSQACGVELHAVLGDACDAARLTLVCRQHGVDTIFHAAAYKHVPLVEANLCAGIANNIGATEAVIAASRASGVSRLTLISTDKAVRPTNVMGASKRICELLIQAAAAEIGAGGPILSMVRFGNVLGSSGSVIPLFHQQISKGGPVTVTHPAITRYFMTIPEAVQLVLQATGMAVGGDLFLLDMGEPVRIADLARQMIELSGLRVRDEHNSDGDIAIQYTGLRPGEKLYEELLISAADQPTQHPLIRRATEPHRDSEQLSPLIQQLHEALVHWDEATTSLLLRRLVPEYDPDEGVPATPLVDAVAR, from the coding sequence TTGATCCCCCAGCTCTCATTCCTCCGTTACGTGCAGAAGCAGCTGCTGGCCCGCCGGCTGCTGCTGGTGGTCTTCGATGGTCTGATGATCGTCGCGGCCTATCTCGGGGCCTTCGTCCTGCGGCTGCCGGACGCCACCACCCTCAAGGGCTTCCTGCCCTCCACGATCCTGCTGCTGCCCCTGGCCGTCGTCACCGGCCTGCCCGTCCTGGTGGTCTCCGGCTGGTACCGGGGGCTCACCCGCTATGCCGGCAGCCACTCCCTCTACGGCCTGGTGCCCCGCTCCGGCGCGATGGTGCTGATCCTGCTGCTGAGCAGCACATTGATCGGTGGGGCCCAGCCACCGCGCTCCTTCTGGATTCTCTACTGGCTGTTGTTCACCGGCGGGGCCATCGCCAGCCGCATCGTGCTTCGCGACGTCCTCGTCCATCACCTCGACCAGCGGGAGAACCATTCCCCCGGTGGCTCCCAGGGTGACGGCACCCTGATCTACGGCGCCGGGGCCTCCGGCATGGGGCTGATGCTGGCCCTGCGCAACGACCCCCGTTTCCGCATCGTCGGCTTCCTCGACGACGCCGAAGGCCTGCAGGGCCGGACCCTCCAGAACATGCCCATCCACTCGCCCGTGCGGCTGCCCCGTCTGATCGAACGCCACGGGGTGCGCAAGGTCCTGCTTGCCATGCCGACCATGTCGCGGCGACGCAAACGGCTGCTGGTGGATCAGCTCACCCGCCGGGGCCTGGAGGTGCTCTCGATCCCCTCCCTGGCCCAGATGGCCACGGGCCAGAGGATCGTCTCCGACCTGCAGCCGGTGGCGATCGAGGATCTGCTCGGCCGTGAACCCTCCAACCCCGACCCGGTCCTGCTCAAGGCCGGCGTCGAGGGCAAGGTGGTCATGGTGACCGGCGCCGGGGGATCGATCGGCAGCGAACTGTGCCGCCAGGTCGTGGCCCTGGGTGCCTCCCGGCTGCTGCTGGTCGAGCGCAATGAATTCGCCCTCTATGCCATCGAGCGGGAGCTGGGCTCCCAAGCCTGCGGGGTCGAACTCCACGCCGTCCTCGGCGATGCCTGTGACGCGGCCCGCCTCACCCTCGTCTGCCGCCAGCACGGAGTCGACACGATCTTCCATGCCGCCGCCTACAAGCACGTTCCCCTGGTGGAGGCCAACCTCTGCGCGGGCATCGCCAACAACATCGGAGCCACCGAGGCCGTGATCGCCGCCAGCCGCGCCTCGGGCGTGAGCCGGCTCACCCTGATCTCCACCGACAAGGCCGTTCGCCCCACCAATGTGATGGGGGCCAGCAAGCGCATCTGCGAACTGCTGATCCAGGCCGCCGCCGCCGAGATCGGCGCGGGTGGCCCGATCCTCTCGATGGTCCGGTTCGGCAACGTGCTGGGCTCCTCCGGCTCGGTGATCCCCCTGTTCCACCAGCAGATCTCCAAAGGCGGGCCGGTCACCGTCACCCATCCGGCCATCACCCGCTACTTCATGACCATCCCGGAGGCCGTCCAGCTGGTCCTGCAGGCCACCGGCATGGCCGTCGGCGGCGATCTGTTCCTGCTTGACATGGGCGAGCCGGTGCGGATCGCCGACCTGGCCCGCCAGATGATCGAGCTCTCCGGCCTGCGGGTGCGCGACGAGCACAACAGCGACGGCGACATCGCCATCCAGTACACCGGTCTGCGGCCCGGGGAGAAGCTCTACGAGGAGCTCCTGATCAGTGCCGCCGACCAGCCCACCCAGCACCCGCTGATCCGCAGGGCCACCGAACCCCATCGGGACAGCGAACAGCTCAGTCCATTGATCCAGCAGCTGCATGAGGCGCTCGTCCACTGGGACGAAGCCACCACCAGCCTGCTGCTGCGCCGCCTGGTCCCGGAATACGATCCTGACGAAGGCGTCCCGGCCACTCCTCTGGTCGACGCTGTGGCCCGATGA
- a CDS encoding glycosyltransferase — MSATPPPGPATGTTPPDGAAAGLTLIVPTLDSHQLLPRLVNSLQRQSWPHWKVLFIDGPSGTEHRAWLEALCHRDHRFRWQPQDPALPGIFGAMNQGFREAPPEDWLLFWGSDDWAPFRTVLEEAMEATQRGPRGGQPPDLVVCSGRYADKGPDGATRLGRRTAFSSCRAFRLSLFLGSTPPHQATLIGPGARRRLDHYAEPFRLSADLDYFLRLSTSRDLRARGLDLELVHMGEAGASGQQTGRRLHEVVLAYRRAFGWLWGLPFVLRYVRRLWSRRPGAGQGQTPPRRDR, encoded by the coding sequence GTGAGCGCCACGCCGCCACCCGGCCCCGCCACCGGCACCACGCCGCCCGACGGCGCCGCCGCCGGGCTCACGCTGATCGTGCCCACCCTCGATTCCCACCAGCTGCTGCCGCGGCTGGTGAACTCCCTGCAGCGCCAGAGCTGGCCCCACTGGAAGGTGCTGTTCATCGACGGGCCCAGCGGAACGGAGCACCGGGCCTGGCTGGAAGCCCTCTGCCACCGGGACCACCGCTTCCGCTGGCAACCCCAGGATCCTGCGCTCCCCGGCATCTTCGGGGCCATGAACCAGGGCTTCCGGGAGGCGCCCCCGGAGGACTGGCTGCTGTTCTGGGGCAGTGACGACTGGGCGCCCTTCCGCACCGTGCTCGAGGAGGCCATGGAGGCGACGCAGCGGGGCCCCCGCGGGGGCCAGCCGCCGGATCTGGTGGTCTGCAGCGGCCGCTATGCGGACAAGGGGCCGGACGGGGCCACCCGGCTGGGACGGCGCACCGCCTTCTCCAGCTGCAGGGCCTTCCGCCTCAGCCTGTTCCTGGGGTCCACCCCCCCCCACCAGGCCACCCTGATCGGCCCCGGGGCCCGCCGGCGGCTCGATCACTACGCCGAACCCTTCCGGCTCTCCGCCGACCTCGACTATTTCCTGCGCCTCAGCACCAGCCGGGATCTGAGGGCCCGGGGCCTGGATCTGGAACTGGTCCACATGGGGGAAGCGGGGGCCAGCGGCCAGCAGACCGGCCGGCGGCTCCATGAGGTTGTCCTGGCCTACCGCCGGGCCTTCGGGTGGCTCTGGGGCCTCCCCTTCGTCCTGCGCTACGTCCGGCGGCTCTGGAGTCGCCGGCCCGGGGCCGGGCAGGGGCAGACCCCCCCCAGACGGGACCGATAA
- a CDS encoding MraY family glycosyltransferase, with the protein MTPLHGPAFLLLGAGLGALLLHRLLPLLRRRLVDQPNARSSHQRPTPRGGGLAFVLVGCGLAPLAGAGWPAWIPLICLPLALVGLLDDRLDLPAAWRYGVQIATAGALVAITPLALPWWLVPVAVFAATAVVNFVNFSDGLDGLVAGCASVLLVVAVLAMAPAGGDALLPLIGALVSFLAWNWSPARVFMGDVGSTFLGAVIAGMVLQQATPALALGLLLAGFPLLGDACLCVLRRLAAGQPIFQAHRLHLYQRLHQAGWPHGRVALLYIGGTALLGAALLLRGLPLELGLLLLQLALGLWLDRHQAVPFSP; encoded by the coding sequence ATGACCCCCCTGCACGGCCCGGCCTTCCTGCTGCTGGGCGCCGGCCTCGGGGCGCTGCTGCTGCACCGGCTGCTGCCCCTGCTGCGGCGCCGGCTGGTGGATCAGCCGAACGCCCGCAGCTCCCATCAGCGACCCACCCCCAGGGGCGGGGGCCTGGCCTTCGTGCTTGTCGGCTGCGGCCTGGCTCCCCTGGCGGGAGCGGGCTGGCCGGCCTGGATTCCCCTGATCTGCCTGCCGCTGGCCCTGGTGGGCCTGCTGGACGACCGCCTCGACCTGCCGGCCGCCTGGCGCTATGGCGTCCAGATCGCCACCGCCGGGGCCCTGGTGGCGATCACACCCCTGGCCCTGCCGTGGTGGCTGGTGCCGGTGGCGGTGTTCGCGGCCACGGCGGTGGTCAACTTCGTCAACTTCAGCGATGGGCTCGATGGGCTCGTCGCCGGCTGTGCCTCGGTGCTGCTCGTCGTTGCGGTGCTGGCCATGGCCCCAGCAGGAGGCGACGCCCTGCTCCCTCTGATCGGGGCCCTGGTGAGTTTTCTGGCCTGGAACTGGAGCCCGGCACGGGTGTTCATGGGGGATGTGGGCAGCACCTTCCTCGGGGCGGTGATCGCCGGGATGGTGCTGCAGCAGGCCACACCGGCCCTGGCCCTGGGCCTGCTGCTGGCGGGCTTCCCGCTGCTGGGGGACGCCTGCCTCTGCGTCCTGCGCCGGCTGGCCGCGGGCCAGCCGATCTTCCAGGCCCATCGCCTGCACCTCTACCAGCGCCTGCATCAGGCCGGCTGGCCCCACGGCCGTGTAGCCCTGCTCTACATCGGGGGCACCGCCCTGCTGGGGGCGGCCCTGCTCCTGCGGGGCCTGCCCCTGGAACTCGGCCTGCTGCTGCTGCAGCTGGCTCTCGGCCTGTGGCTCGATCGGCACCAGGCCGTCCCCTTCTCACCCTGA